One region of Wyeomyia smithii strain HCP4-BCI-WySm-NY-G18 chromosome 3, ASM2978416v1, whole genome shotgun sequence genomic DNA includes:
- the LOC129726750 gene encoding uncharacterized protein LOC129726750 — translation MTSSYCSHHQCNNVAFATIVFLLTTMIDMREQTMLAENLPTTENVAYSKQISSTSKLSSPTVPTSPTERISSLNVTTADTLTLFEQHQWNFSSTPYYDQASLSQSPATTVTTSPPPLSALEPTPTMAPATPAKDQYKSSYSIKFTTFRPLLVPTFPDIRHRIIHSMPYQSKHHHERHWGPFFEEPLNVTSGALQVGYHLSTEAILNCRVGMLKDKTVMWIRRTTDKVSLLTVGNNTYSGDPRIRVKFQYPNNWRLHINPIKNDDGGLYMCQVSTHPPRVFATNLTVLEPAVRIVDEIGYEFYDRYYKLGSTIDISCQVSLSYLATLPTRIPPVSTGQAANSLLPAAPNSGGTSPTSSKFPPGGVTTSNNNKDKTRQALPQNIVWKKDGTELPKDVKLSYSLSKQWLHSRLSIIQAERTHSGIYTCTVADKQTISAQIQVLNGETPAAVQHNRGDRERTISALIFYCVLCWIQLHISYT, via the exons ATATGAGAGAACAAACCATGTTAGCGGAGAATCTTCCGACGACGGAAAATGTAGCATATTCTAAACAAATCAGTTCGACTAGCAAGTTGTCATCGCCGACAGTGCCGACGTCACCGACGGAAAGGATATCATCGTTGAATGTGACAACGGCAGATACGTTGACACTTTTCGAGCAGCATCAGTGGAACTTTTCCTCGACACCTTATTACGACCAGGCATCCCTTTCGCAGTCACCGGCGACGACTGTGACGACATCCCCACCCCCTCTATCAGCCCTAGAGCCAACGCCAACAATGGCTCCGGCGACACCGGCAAAGGATCAATACAAATCTAGCTATAGCATAAAGTTCACAACTTTTCGACCAT TACTAGTACCTACTTTTCCTGATATTCGACATAGGATTATACATTCGATGCCTTATCAGTCCAAGCATCACCATGAGCGACATTGGGGTCCATTTTTCGAAGAGCCCCTCAATGTGACTTCCGGAGCACTGCAAGTAGGCTACCATTTGTCAACAGAAGCCATTCTCAATTGTAGGGTAGGAATGTTGAAAGATAAAACG GTGATGTGGATTCGCAGAACAACCGATAAGGTATCGCTCCTGACAGTGGGAAACAACACGTACAGCGGGGATCCAAGAATACGAGTGAAATTTCAATATCCGAATAATTGGCGCCTACATATCAACCCAATCAAGAATGACGACGGTGGCCTGTATATGTGTCAAGTGTCTACGCATCCACCCCGGGTTTTTGCCACAAATCTCACAGTGCTCG AGCCAGCAGTTCGAATAGTCGACGAGATTGGATACGAGTTCTACGACCGGTACTATAAATTAGGTAGCACAATCGATATATCATGTCAGGTGTCGCTGTCGTATCTGGCAACGCTGCCAACCAGGATCCCACCAGTCTCGACGGGACAGGCTGCCAACAGTCTACTACCGGCAGCGCCTAATAGTGGCGGAACGAGTCCGACTAGCTCCAAATTCCCACCCGGTGGAGTGACAACTAGCAATAATAATAAAGATAAGACCAGACAAGCGCTACCGCAGAACATCGTGTGGAAAAAAGACGGCACCGAGCTGCCGAAAGATGTCAAGCTTAGCTATAG CCTCTCGAAGCAATGGCTCCACAGCAGACTGTCCATAATACAAGCCGAGCGGACACACAGCGGCATCTACACATGCACGGTGGCCGACAAACAGACGATCTCCGCACAAATCCAAGTGCTGAATG GCGAAACTCCGGCTGCGGTCCAGCACAACCGTGGCGACAGGGAAAGGACCATTTCAGCACTTATCTTCTATTGCGTCCTTTGTTGGATTCAACTGCACATATCCTACACGTAA